From a single Candidatus Thorarchaeota archaeon genomic region:
- a CDS encoding PqqD family peptide modification chaperone — MILPKYNYTLEDLQWIPTFMSEVKDYFFARPEDNLLILRPNKVMHLNRTGMLMLKMLLEGATPAEIVDVFTKQGADQQQVLNDMAAFVDDLRNMVAGNQNIYTYKTARIVPFGTGEIKFPVLSEIALTYRCNNRCRFCYAYSPYRESGEMTTEEVKRVIDIIADDAHVPSLSFTGGEPTLRKDLFELIRYGREKGLRMNLITNGRRCADPEFVQKLVDAGLNSAQVSIEGPDAETHDYIVGVPGAFEQTVQGIKNLRKTDIYTHCNTTICRPNMDKLEQLVDFHKDVLGLSYFSMNMVIYTGSAVKFREELQVKYSEIGTIVERVQRRAKKKGIQFVWYAPTPICLFNPIAHGLGAKTCAACDGLISVDAEGGLLPCSSFSEPVGDLLHDGFEKVWYSRAAKFWRNKDYAPEGCKKCDKFDYCWGGCPLYWDVQGYDEIKPFWGESSKMTSKLDNIRLTLRRRIKGDQHGLIPESDK, encoded by the coding sequence ATGATACTGCCCAAATACAACTACACTCTGGAGGATCTTCAGTGGATCCCCACATTCATGAGCGAGGTCAAAGACTACTTCTTCGCACGGCCTGAAGACAACCTATTGATTCTCCGGCCCAACAAAGTAATGCACCTCAATCGAACGGGAATGCTCATGCTCAAGATGCTCCTTGAAGGGGCAACACCGGCAGAGATCGTGGATGTGTTTACCAAGCAGGGGGCAGACCAGCAGCAAGTATTGAACGACATGGCTGCCTTTGTTGACGATCTCAGAAACATGGTTGCGGGTAATCAGAACATATACACGTACAAGACCGCTCGCATCGTTCCCTTTGGAACTGGCGAGATCAAGTTCCCTGTCCTCAGTGAGATCGCCCTTACGTACCGATGTAATAATCGGTGCCGCTTTTGTTATGCATACTCTCCCTACCGAGAGTCAGGAGAGATGACAACCGAAGAGGTCAAGCGGGTCATCGATATCATTGCGGATGATGCACATGTTCCCAGCCTCTCTTTCACCGGCGGCGAACCAACTCTTCGAAAAGATCTCTTCGAACTCATACGATACGGTCGAGAGAAAGGACTGAGGATGAACCTGATAACGAACGGCCGGCGCTGCGCGGATCCGGAGTTCGTACAAAAGCTTGTTGACGCGGGTCTCAATAGTGCACAGGTCTCAATTGAGGGTCCTGATGCGGAAACTCATGATTACATAGTTGGTGTTCCGGGAGCCTTTGAACAGACCGTGCAGGGAATCAAGAACCTACGCAAGACTGACATCTACACGCACTGCAACACGACCATCTGCCGCCCGAACATGGACAAGCTCGAACAACTCGTTGACTTTCACAAGGATGTCTTAGGTCTCTCGTACTTCAGTATGAACATGGTAATCTACACGGGTAGCGCTGTGAAGTTCCGGGAAGAACTCCAGGTCAAGTATTCAGAGATAGGAACTATAGTTGAACGTGTGCAACGCCGTGCAAAGAAGAAGGGCATTCAATTTGTCTGGTATGCACCCACACCGATCTGCCTCTTCAATCCCATCGCCCACGGTCTCGGAGCAAAGACCTGTGCCGCATGTGACGGCCTAATCTCTGTAGATGCGGAGGGTGGACTGTTACCGTGCTCGAGTTTCAGCGAGCCGGTTGGAGACCTGTTACATGACGGTTTTGAAAAGGTATGGTATAGTCGGGCCGCCAAGTTCTGGAGAAACAAAGACTATGCACCAGAGGGCTGTAAAAAATGTGACAAGTTCGATTATTGCTGGGGTGGCTGTCCACTCTATTGGGACGTACAAGGATATGATGAGATAAAGCCATTCTGGGGCGAGAGTAGCAAAATGACATCTAAGCTTGACAACATCCGATTAACACTTCGAAGAAGAATAAAAGGGGATCAGCACGGATTGATCCCCGAGTCGGACAAATAG
- a CDS encoding DUF3368 domain-containing protein, giving the protein MPSKNRTVSNASPLIHLTRAGRIELLKDLFSNLLIPQTVHMEVCRTKETPDSIKIQTAIDAGWIRVVDMDNTLAKRIGKNTGIHRGEATAIVLAKKESALLLIDDKVGRTIAEMFGIKCLGTVGVLLQAVSSQLMDKNDMIHTLDRMIDKGFRLEARVYRRVLQMVKEL; this is encoded by the coding sequence TTGCCAAGTAAAAATAGAACTGTAAGTAATGCCAGTCCACTCATACACCTCACAAGGGCTGGAAGAATCGAGTTGCTAAAAGATCTGTTTTCAAATCTTCTCATCCCTCAAACTGTACATATGGAAGTCTGTCGAACAAAAGAAACTCCTGACTCAATTAAAATACAGACCGCGATAGATGCGGGATGGATCCGAGTCGTTGATATGGACAATACACTCGCAAAACGCATTGGTAAGAATACAGGAATCCATCGAGGGGAGGCTACTGCAATAGTTCTCGCAAAGAAAGAATCAGCGCTGTTACTGATTGATGACAAAGTGGGAAGAACGATTGCAGAAATGTTTGGAATAAAATGTTTAGGAACAGTTGGAGTGCTTCTTCAGGCGGTATCATCACAGTTAATGGATAAGAATGATATGATTCATACATTAGATAGAATGATAGATAAAGGCTTCAGATTAGAGGCCAGAGTGTATAGAAGAGTACTTCAAATGGTTAAAGAATTATAG
- a CDS encoding UPF0175 family protein, with product METVTARLSEEMIKQLEVLAKEEQIDRSELIRRALAYGIKRFLIDRALKAYRERKVTLWKAAEMAGVSLREMIDEADRSLIPIAYDIKDLEKDLAFAK from the coding sequence ATGGAAACCGTAACCGCACGACTCTCTGAAGAAATGATCAAACAATTAGAGGTGCTTGCAAAAGAGGAGCAGATTGACCGATCAGAGCTGATAAGACGCGCTCTAGCATATGGAATAAAACGGTTTTTGATTGACAGGGCATTGAAAGCTTATAGAGAGAGAAAGGTAACATTATGGAAAGCAGCAGAAATGGCTGGAGTGTCACTAAGAGAAATGATAGATGAGGCAGATAGGTCTTTAATCCCAATAGCGTATGACATTAAAGACTTGGAGAAGGATTTAGCATTTGCCAAGTAA
- a CDS encoding metallophosphoesterase, giving the protein MSDPLMVIFHMSDIHIGEHGVYLDDLRRVITEVERASDDIASPFLLITGDLTTDGLQEEYEAFHDAISGISIPFMILPGNHDERNYGAAHFERLFGSRFKTFTNESIALYGADSAEPDNDAGHVGREHYPQIREFFEQAGDRIKIFALHHHLVPVPHTGREYNVVEDAGDVLGVLEDTGCSLVLNGHRHVPWMWRLNDMILYNSGTLLSRRIRGATIQAYTRIELFADRVSFTLCQKDGTHRLFAQSILR; this is encoded by the coding sequence GTGTCTGATCCACTCATGGTCATCTTTCATATGAGCGACATTCACATTGGAGAGCATGGTGTCTATCTGGATGATCTGAGACGAGTGATCACTGAGGTGGAGCGGGCGAGCGATGACATAGCCTCGCCTTTCCTTCTCATCACGGGTGACCTGACCACGGATGGTCTTCAAGAGGAGTATGAAGCTTTCCACGATGCTATCAGTGGAATCTCGATTCCGTTCATGATTCTTCCCGGTAATCATGATGAGCGAAACTATGGTGCTGCTCATTTCGAACGTCTATTCGGCTCACGGTTCAAGACATTCACAAACGAGTCAATTGCGCTCTATGGTGCGGACAGTGCAGAACCTGATAACGATGCAGGCCATGTTGGTCGGGAGCACTATCCGCAGATCCGTGAGTTCTTCGAACAGGCCGGAGATAGAATCAAGATTTTCGCGTTACATCACCATCTCGTTCCGGTACCGCATACAGGACGTGAATATAATGTGGTGGAGGATGCTGGTGATGTACTTGGAGTGCTAGAGGACACTGGTTGTTCATTGGTCTTGAATGGTCATCGACACGTGCCTTGGATGTGGCGGCTCAATGATATGATCTTGTACAATAGTGGGACTCTCCTCTCCCGAAGAATCCGTGGAGCGACGATTCAGGCGTATACACGTATCGAACTCTTTGCGGATCGTGTCTCATTCACGCTCTGCCAAAAGGATGGTACTCATCGATTGTTTGCCCAGTCTATTCTGCGCTGA
- a CDS encoding aminopeptidase, whose translation MRPEIATANALEAVLEARPGESVLIVCDDSREEVGRAFAEGATRLGLWTRLLVLETKPDVFRTEIPPELVEMINSPNQPDIFINVLRGPAQETPFRIKIIKLETRKGQARLGHCPGITMDMLTEGALSLTREENAAMQENARNLLTILQDVVSVHVTAPSGSDFTLNTKGRTWFTDTAIDWKTMKWMNLPTGEVLCGPVETAMNGTLVADLAVGGVGPLSKPITIKVKDGEVVSVESDDKRALKIVQETQATDKMAKHVGEFAFGLNPRARLVDEFLECEKVSAIHVAFGNNMDYPGVVANNSATHQDFLVDKPTVEVTYSDGRTRVVMKDGKLMI comes from the coding sequence ATGAGACCAGAGATCGCTACTGCAAACGCACTTGAGGCCGTTTTAGAGGCCCGACCCGGTGAATCCGTACTGATCGTCTGTGATGACAGTAGAGAGGAAGTTGGCAGAGCATTCGCAGAAGGAGCTACACGCCTTGGTCTATGGACACGCCTTCTGGTTTTGGAAACCAAACCTGATGTCTTCAGAACCGAGATCCCTCCTGAACTTGTGGAGATGATCAACTCTCCCAACCAGCCCGACATCTTCATCAATGTGCTACGAGGACCAGCACAGGAGACCCCCTTCAGAATTAAGATCATCAAACTGGAGACCCGAAAAGGTCAGGCTCGACTCGGCCACTGCCCCGGGATCACAATGGACATGCTCACCGAGGGAGCACTCTCGTTGACGAGAGAAGAAAATGCTGCAATGCAAGAGAATGCTAGAAATCTGCTCACAATTCTCCAAGATGTGGTAAGCGTTCATGTGACCGCTCCAAGTGGAAGCGATTTCACACTGAACACCAAGGGGCGGACATGGTTCACCGACACGGCAATTGACTGGAAGACGATGAAATGGATGAATCTCCCGACAGGCGAGGTATTGTGTGGACCGGTTGAGACCGCAATGAATGGCACACTTGTCGCAGACCTTGCCGTTGGCGGAGTCGGACCATTGTCAAAACCAATCACGATCAAGGTCAAAGATGGTGAAGTCGTCAGTGTTGAGTCAGACGATAAGAGAGCATTGAAGATCGTGCAAGAAACTCAAGCAACAGATAAGATGGCAAAACACGTCGGTGAGTTTGCCTTTGGTCTGAATCCACGTGCAAGACTGGTCGATGAGTTTCTTGAGTGTGAAAAGGTCAGTGCGATTCATGTGGCCTTTGGGAACAATATGGATTATCCCGGAGTGGTCGCCAACAACTCAGCCACTCATCAGGACTTCCTCGTAGACAAGCCAACCGTAGAAGTCACCTACTCTGACGGACGAACACGTGTTGTCATGAAAGATGGGAAGCTCATGATCTGA
- a CDS encoding DUF6159 family protein, whose translation MPPADLYDYHRKNKYPSHGTAVMGILVVFGIYIITGIYAILKLWSQYGTMIMSFIHSVGIPEILNSNLITISVIIGAYLFFSILLAIAAASIAKRLGGTLILIGAAMTNILTWAPVFLLLYVSGWDFSILTSMWMLLIPGVATLIITILMFTVFKDRVIRAGRIISLTGEVCLKHKSVFAPPFVSMIFTFLSSLIFGAIVLEFLYPNGIVNDPVVTGEATAIIVINFLIYLFITIFVFKFAYATTSAITYLYIRGRKPSLNDGVKGALGTVAGLAALAVMSVIVTIIQMIIRAISRRSGPAGGRTGDTAARAVGWIWALINYFTVPAMVAENLGATAGIKKSFNLVRKNFVDIVIKETGVRWGFSALIFMLLLGFGAGGAFVGWLQTQDFMIAFLYGIIFLILAGLPTTLILRTFDIVYITILYVFIRMKDGSISKTAIPGPAKKTFETAYRSARRQ comes from the coding sequence ATGCCACCGGCGGATCTATATGATTATCACAGGAAAAACAAGTATCCCAGTCATGGAACAGCTGTAATGGGGATTCTCGTTGTCTTTGGAATCTACATTATTACTGGAATCTATGCAATACTGAAACTGTGGAGTCAATACGGCACAATGATCATGTCGTTTATCCATTCAGTGGGAATACCTGAGATCTTGAACAGTAATCTCATCACCATCTCGGTAATTATTGGAGCATATCTGTTTTTCAGCATTCTTCTCGCCATTGCAGCAGCATCAATTGCAAAGAGATTGGGCGGCACGCTTATTCTGATTGGGGCAGCAATGACAAACATTTTGACATGGGCTCCAGTATTCTTGCTACTCTATGTATCAGGATGGGACTTTTCAATTCTGACAAGCATGTGGATGCTATTGATTCCCGGAGTGGCCACGCTCATCATCACGATACTGATGTTTACTGTGTTCAAGGATAGGGTGATTCGGGCAGGAAGGATTATCAGTCTGACTGGTGAGGTCTGTCTTAAGCATAAGAGCGTCTTTGCACCCCCGTTCGTTTCAATGATCTTCACATTTCTATCATCATTGATATTTGGGGCGATAGTCCTTGAATTTCTATATCCGAATGGGATAGTAAATGATCCTGTCGTGACAGGTGAGGCTACAGCAATCATCGTGATTAACTTCCTCATCTACCTGTTCATCACAATATTCGTCTTCAAATTCGCCTATGCTACGACATCAGCCATTACCTATCTCTATATCCGCGGTCGAAAGCCCAGTCTAAATGATGGGGTCAAGGGAGCACTTGGTACAGTTGCAGGACTAGCAGCATTGGCGGTAATGAGCGTCATTGTAACGATTATCCAGATGATCATAAGGGCAATCAGCCGTAGGTCAGGACCAGCAGGAGGGAGGACTGGGGATACTGCCGCAAGAGCGGTTGGCTGGATTTGGGCACTCATCAATTACTTTACCGTTCCAGCCATGGTCGCTGAAAACTTGGGAGCTACAGCTGGAATCAAGAAGAGCTTCAATCTCGTGAGGAAGAACTTTGTCGATATCGTCATCAAAGAAACTGGAGTCCGTTGGGGATTCTCGGCGCTCATCTTCATGCTCCTACTGGGATTCGGAGCGGGTGGTGCCTTTGTGGGCTGGCTACAGACGCAAGATTTCATGATAGCATTCCTTTACGGGATAATCTTCCTGATCCTTGCAGGTTTGCCGACCACGCTCATACTCCGAACATTCGATATCGTGTACATAACAATTCTCTATGTCTTCATCAGAATGAAGGACGGCTCAATCTCTAAGACGGCCATTCCCGGTCCGGCGAAGAAGACATTTGAAACGGCCTATCGTTCGGCTAGAAGACAATAA
- a CDS encoding universal stress protein, with translation MYQEPYRLIRRTRVILLPVDGSKDSARAASVAFELAEITKGKLIILHVINLGMVQQIARMSDTDVDTVLERYRENGEHLLDCYKASAAEHDVDAQLILEEGLPSKMILSVADKEEVEVIVMGSHGASGERSSTIGSTTERVVRGAKCTVIVIKRPPPRRTKRRPTAKPGESSS, from the coding sequence ATGTATCAGGAACCCTATCGGCTCATACGTAGAACCCGTGTTATTCTACTTCCAGTTGACGGAAGCAAGGATTCTGCACGAGCCGCATCGGTTGCCTTCGAACTCGCTGAGATCACGAAAGGCAAGCTCATCATTCTTCATGTCATCAATCTTGGCATGGTCCAACAGATCGCCCGGATGTCTGATACCGATGTAGATACTGTTCTTGAACGATATCGAGAGAATGGCGAACATCTATTGGACTGCTATAAGGCATCTGCTGCTGAACATGATGTTGATGCTCAACTGATCTTGGAGGAGGGTCTCCCTTCTAAGATGATTTTAAGCGTTGCCGATAAAGAAGAGGTAGAAGTGATTGTCATGGGCTCGCATGGTGCTAGTGGCGAACGATCGTCCACCATCGGTAGCACCACTGAGCGCGTTGTACGAGGTGCGAAATGTACAGTGATCGTTATCAAACGTCCACCACCACGCCGTACTAAACGACGTCCAACCGCGAAGCCAGGCGAATCATCTTCCTGA
- a CDS encoding MarR family transcriptional regulator yields MDEEVRQKMFESFSLLFLLSQRFEYISDSLLSEDGLTTKQLLALVVIERGFDHSPAISEVAEALSTSHQNVKQIALQLKKKGFVDIVADSTDRRRKLLTTTKFSRTFFDSRAEMHARQITTFFSSLSDEEMVSFHSIIVKLLNGTSDLYQKVRGIAPQRTRLW; encoded by the coding sequence ATGGACGAAGAAGTGCGACAAAAAATGTTTGAGTCGTTTAGTTTGCTATTTCTACTCAGCCAGAGATTCGAGTATATATCGGACTCTCTACTATCTGAGGATGGACTGACGACTAAACAGCTTCTAGCTCTGGTTGTCATAGAGCGTGGATTTGATCATTCACCTGCAATTTCCGAAGTTGCTGAGGCTCTTAGTACCTCTCATCAAAATGTTAAACAGATCGCATTGCAGTTGAAGAAGAAGGGTTTTGTAGACATCGTGGCAGATTCGACTGATCGACGGAGAAAGTTATTGACAACGACTAAATTTAGTCGCACCTTTTTTGATTCACGTGCGGAGATGCATGCGCGCCAGATAACGACTTTCTTCTCTTCACTGAGTGACGAAGAGATGGTCAGTTTTCATTCAATAATTGTTAAACTTCTGAATGGCACGAGTGATCTCTATCAGAAGGTTCGTGGGATTGCTCCACAACGGACAAGGCTCTGGTGA